In a genomic window of Virgibacillus sp. SK37:
- a CDS encoding L-threonine 3-dehydrogenase produces MRKILVTGALGQIGSELVGKLRKTYGKDNVIGADIREVEGIRDAGPFEIADVTNGDRLMEVAKEHKVDTIMHLAALLSAKAEVVPKIAWDINMGGLVNALEVAHELNLQFFTPSSIGAFGPSTPKDNTPQDTLQRPNTMYGVNKVAGELLADYYHHRFGVDTRGVRFPGLISYVTPPGGGTTDYAVEIYYEAIKNKAYSSYIGKGTYMDMMYMPDALNAIVDLMEADPAKLKHRNAFNISAISAAPEDFEKAIKKHIPEFELTYNVDPVRQNIADSWPNSIDSSAAKSEWGFKAEYDIDKMTKDMLEKIREK; encoded by the coding sequence ATGAGAAAAATTTTAGTTACAGGGGCTCTAGGACAAATTGGATCCGAGCTTGTGGGAAAACTGAGAAAAACATATGGAAAAGATAATGTAATTGGAGCAGATATAAGAGAAGTTGAGGGCATCCGTGATGCAGGACCATTTGAGATTGCAGACGTCACGAATGGAGACCGATTAATGGAGGTAGCAAAAGAGCATAAGGTTGATACCATTATGCACTTAGCTGCACTACTTTCAGCCAAGGCAGAAGTTGTCCCTAAAATAGCTTGGGATATTAACATGGGTGGTCTTGTTAATGCGTTAGAAGTGGCACATGAGCTTAATTTACAGTTCTTCACTCCTAGCTCCATTGGTGCATTTGGACCTTCAACACCAAAAGATAATACCCCTCAGGATACGTTACAACGACCAAATACCATGTATGGTGTTAATAAAGTGGCTGGAGAGCTATTGGCAGACTATTATCATCATCGTTTTGGCGTGGATACACGGGGTGTACGATTCCCTGGATTGATTTCTTATGTAACGCCTCCGGGTGGTGGTACGACAGATTATGCTGTAGAAATTTATTATGAAGCTATTAAAAATAAAGCATACAGCTCTTACATTGGTAAAGGTACATATATGGATATGATGTATATGCCAGATGCTTTGAATGCAATTGTTGATTTAATGGAAGCTGATCCTGCGAAGTTGAAGCACCGCAATGCATTTAATATATCTGCAATTTCTGCAGCACCAGAGGATTTTGAAAAAGCTATCAAGAAACACATCCCTGAGTTTGAACTGACATATAACGTTGATCCTGTTCGACAAAACATTGCTGACAGCTGGCCAAATAGTATTGATTCCTCTGCGGCAAAAAGCGAGTGGGGATTTAAAGCAGAATATGACATTGATAAAATGACAAAAGATATGTTGGAAAAAATTCGTGAGAAATAA
- a CDS encoding ABC-F family ATP-binding cassette domain-containing protein: protein MINVTNVSLRYGDKKLFEDVNLKFTPGNCYGLIGANGAGKSTFLKILSGEIEPQSGAVSLSPGERLAILKQNHFEYEEHQVLDTVLMGHEKLYSVKQEKDAIYMKGDFSEEDGMRAAELEGEFAEMNGWEAESDAAVLLKGLGVDESLHMTKMADLSADQKVKVLLAQALFGNPDILLLDEPTNGLDIQAIQWLEEFLINFENTVIVVSHDRHFLNKVCTHIADVDYGKIQIYIGNYDFWYESSQLAAKMAQEANKKKEEKIKELQSFVARFSANASKSKQATSRKKLLDNITLDDIKPSSRKYPYISFTPEREIGNDLLRVEGLTKTIGGKKVLDNVSFTMNKDDKIALVGKDDIAKTTLFRILMGEIEPDAGTYKWGVTTSQSYFPKDNAAYFENNDMPLVDWLRQYSPEDETETFLRGFLGRMLFSGEQALKKANVLSGGEKVRCMLSKMMLSNANVLLLDEPTNHLDLESITALNNGLIKFKGSILFTSHDHQFVQSIANRLIEITPNGIIDKEMSYDEYVQDKQLQKKIAEMYAS, encoded by the coding sequence ATGATTAATGTAACTAACGTTAGTTTACGATATGGTGATAAAAAGTTATTTGAAGATGTAAATTTAAAGTTTACACCTGGTAACTGCTATGGGCTAATAGGTGCAAATGGAGCCGGAAAATCTACATTTCTAAAGATTCTCTCTGGTGAAATTGAGCCACAATCAGGTGCTGTTTCTTTGTCTCCAGGTGAAAGATTAGCAATACTAAAGCAGAATCACTTTGAATATGAAGAACATCAAGTACTCGATACTGTCTTAATGGGACATGAAAAGCTTTATTCCGTTAAACAAGAGAAGGATGCCATTTATATGAAAGGCGATTTTTCTGAAGAAGATGGTATGCGTGCTGCTGAATTAGAAGGTGAATTTGCTGAAATGAATGGTTGGGAAGCTGAATCAGATGCAGCTGTGCTCCTTAAAGGGCTTGGTGTTGATGAATCCCTCCACATGACGAAGATGGCTGATTTGTCTGCAGATCAAAAGGTAAAAGTACTTTTGGCCCAGGCTTTATTCGGTAATCCAGATATCCTTTTACTTGATGAGCCTACTAACGGACTTGATATTCAAGCAATCCAATGGCTGGAAGAATTTCTAATTAACTTTGAGAACACTGTCATTGTTGTATCTCATGACAGACACTTTTTAAATAAAGTATGCACACATATTGCAGATGTTGACTACGGAAAAATCCAAATCTACATCGGTAACTATGATTTCTGGTACGAATCAAGCCAGTTAGCTGCAAAAATGGCGCAGGAAGCCAATAAAAAGAAAGAAGAAAAAATTAAAGAGCTGCAATCCTTTGTTGCACGATTTAGTGCTAATGCCTCTAAATCGAAGCAAGCAACTTCGCGTAAAAAATTACTTGACAATATCACCCTTGATGACATTAAACCTTCATCCAGAAAATATCCGTATATTTCCTTTACCCCCGAACGTGAAATAGGTAATGATTTACTTCGTGTCGAAGGTCTTACCAAAACAATTGGCGGGAAAAAAGTATTGGATAACGTAAGCTTTACAATGAACAAGGATGACAAGATAGCGCTTGTTGGAAAAGATGATATTGCCAAAACCACCTTATTCCGAATTTTGATGGGTGAAATTGAGCCAGATGCAGGAACCTATAAATGGGGAGTAACTACATCACAATCTTATTTCCCTAAAGATAATGCTGCTTATTTCGAAAATAATGATATGCCATTGGTCGATTGGTTACGTCAATACTCACCGGAAGACGAAACGGAAACATTCCTTCGTGGCTTCCTTGGCAGAATGTTATTCTCTGGTGAACAAGCCTTGAAAAAAGCAAACGTATTATCAGGTGGAGAAAAAGTCCGCTGTATGCTATCTAAAATGATGTTGAGTAATGCCAATGTCTTGTTACTTGATGAACCAACAAACCATTTAGATCTGGAGTCTATCACTGCATTGAATAATGGTCTTATTAAATTTAAGGGCTCTATCTTATTCACGTCTCATGACCATCAATTTGTTCAGAGTATCGCTAATCGTCTGATTGAGATTACTCCAAACGGAATTATTGATAAAGAAATGAGCTACGATGAATACGTACAGGATAAACAACTACAGAAAAAAATAGCTGAAATGTACGCTAGTTAA